The Gossypium arboreum isolate Shixiya-1 chromosome 6, ASM2569848v2, whole genome shotgun sequence DNA window TTGGCTATGGCACAAGCATAAACCGAAGAGCCTTCGTATATCTGCATCGAGGACAGGAGCGATGGAATTATGACCATTTCAACAAAAGTATACTCAAAATTGTCATACATACATATGCTGGATAAAACAATATGTATGTGTAAGGGAGATGTTTACCTTGGTGTTGAAGAGAAAGCTGTAATAGTCACCAATGTTGCCACCAGCAACATGTAGGAGGTCCAACTGAAGCTCATCAAGGAGTCTGGACACAAACAGCAAGCAATTGATCTTCTTTCTTTGAACAAGTTTGATGGTAACTTCATCATCAACGATGCGTACATCAACCTCAGAATCCTTAGATTTCCTTTGAAGCCAAGAACTCCTCAAGGAAGTATTATAGCATTGTTCTGTATCACCTAAAGACTTGATCTCAACATCCCCTGCATCAGCAGCACTAGCCGCATCTTCAGTCTTAAGCCTTTTGCTCCTTTCTTGGCCGCATCTCTTTTTGTCCACCAGTATTTGAAGCTCACGAACAGTTCCAAGAAGTTCCTTGATGTAGTCTATAGCATCTCCAACTATGGATGCTCTATCATTCTTGGTTATAGGCAATGAAATTTATGTTTCCCCCACCACCAAAGAAACATGATAACAAACACCAAAAGAATGAAACATTATTAGTGCAATTATCATAAAAGAAACAGGCTGTTTAAGGATGAAGTGGTTGGTTATGTACCTTGGTGGGACTAGGGACCATTGTCCTTAAAGCCTGGTACTTGTCATTTAGATGGACTCTCCTTTCTCTCTCAGTGGCAAAGTGTTTGGTAGTTTTGCCAGCTTTATCCCTGTCTTTGGCACGGCCTGCCATAGAGATGTCCCTGGTGAACTGAATTATGCCATTGTCCCCATCATGATAAAGTCCTCCAACCCCAGCGGCATCTTTGTCATCAGCTGGAACGGTGTAGCCATGCGGCAGAGACTGCAGCAGCTCCCTGAAAACAGGAGGTTGAGGAGGCAGGTTGAGATGGAAAAGTGGGTCGTACACAACAGAAGGGGAGCCAGGTGTGGTTTCAAAGGAAATGGAGGGATTAGGGAGGAAAGAGCATCTAGGTAAATGGAAAAGGCTGAGAAGGTCAGGTGTAGGAGTGTAAGCACCGGCGGCGGCGGCGGCGGCGGCGGCGGAGGCGGCGGCAGCAGCGGCTTCTGGGGATGAAGAAGATGGCAGCACATTGAAACTTTCCCAATGGGACTGATCATAAGGAAGGTCCTGAGTTAGATAGGGAATCAAATGGGAATGACTGTTGGTAGTATTATCAAGCAAGTAGTGTTGGTGGGGTTCCATATCCAAGGCGGCGGAGGCATCCTCATGGTGATGGTGATTGTAAGAAGAGACATTAAGGGTGTCTTCCAAACTGTTGTGACAGTTGGTGGGGGTGGTCCCTGGCAACCCCATCAGTTCCTGACAATCTGGGATGGAGTGAGGATCAAAGCAACCACTCTCCTCGTACACCTTCATTGTTGTTCTCCTTTCAGGTCTCAAAGTATCCCTTTAGAAAACAAGATGAATTAGtataagaagaaaagaagaaacatTGTATATGTTGGATTATTGCAGAATAGATACAAACCTTTGAAAGGGAAGAAATGGGCTCAAAAATGGGTGGTAATGATAGTGAAAGAGGGAGAAAGGAATAGAGAGGATGGATGGTTTTGATTGTTTCCTGCGTGTCTGACTGCCTGCCTGTCAGCCAGCCAGCCTTGTGGGATATATCGTGCCCGACTCTAGTTTGTTAGTTTAGTTATCAATGGATTTCAGCAAGTcgattttttttttcccttttactTAAACTAGAAAACATTGgtgtttaattttaaaaaatataatttttaaaaattgaaatttcaaccaattttgatattaaataaaTTGTAATAGTAATTATTCCAACATGTAATATTCGTGATGGAATATATTCCATATCTACTGTTTGTTAGTTTTTATCTCTCTCCCATGCAAACAGCTCGCCCCGACTAACTCACCCCCAATCAGTTAGCCTTCATTTTCAACCTCCATAATCATTTCTTTTATAAGTTTGTCCATGTATTAGTACTGTTGAAAATTAGGGTTATTAGATTTCataagaaaattttctttgatatatatacacataaaaaaataataattaaaaaaaggaccaaattgaaaagaaTTAGACATTACattgttttaattaaaataaaagttgaGCATCAGTATATAAAATACGAAATGTATTAATATAAAGAGAGTAGAGCGTTATATGCTACTACCTTCTTCCCTTTCCATCCTGTTCATGCAAAGCTTGTGCCAACATTTTTAATACTAGTTAAAAAAAAACCTATGTCTACTTTCCTTATCTGCTTATCTATAATACTAGTTTTTTTATGTCGCATAGGTTGGTCGTGTgttttataaaatgatatattaattaaaattattgatGAAATAATACTTGAAgatataaataacttaaaataaatttaattaaatttgtaaCATTATGAATATAATTTACGtggtataaattttgaaaaataaaactgtattatgtattttaaaaataaatttctattttttatttttattttagaaataaaatatatctaatacttttaactttagaaataatattttaaataatgtaaaaatataaattttacttatgaaaaaaattattcaCTAATTTTTGTTTGTATGTATCGTtacaaaatttctaaaataaaagtTCTATTTGCAATCATCTTTTATATTTTTGACGATGCTTATCTcgtaaaaaataaattttggctttgtttatatagaaaataataattcaaataaaaataaattaattaaaatagggactaaattataaataaataatttttgacttgtttatagaaaataataatttcaataaacaagttaaattcaaagaggactaaattataaatctaACAAAGCCAAAAGACTAATCTCGTAGATGTTCAGAAAAAACCTTCTTAACAATGGTGGAATATCATGAGGCGCTAAGGgaaaaaacaaatttaattttttaggataaatctcaaaattatatattaactttGATATAACGTGTAATTGAATACATGAACTTCAATTTGGTCTAATTATATCGTAAAACTCTAATTGGGGTTTAAATATataatagaaattttaatttaaatttaatcatacatatttaaagaaataatacatcaacttatttttatattagataaatataattatttatgtacataatataaaaacataaattaatgttatatcaataattatgttaataatttacaaaatttaaatcaaattaaaatttcatgtataaaattgcacaaaatcaaagttcatgtatacaattgcacattaaactatagttcatgtataattttgagatttatccttattttttattactttttcctttatatttttcaaaaatcaaattatatatttaattaattacatcTAATATGTTTTCTTTTAAATGGAACCCACATTACTTTAATATAAAAATGCTTATGTGGAAATTAATAATGGTggaacttaatatatatatatatatatatatatatatatatatatagatttgaGAACTATTTATGTCATATTATAGTAGGTTGAAATTGCAAGATTTAATTCAATAATAGGGTTAAGGTTTGGGAATTTTCAAACTTTATATGTGACTCTtactttatgtatatatatatatatatatatatatatatatatatatatatatatatacttgaagGATTTCATTACAAGTTATGAtaatatttttgttctttttttacataatatctataattatttataGTCCCTATCTAACCCATAAATAAAGGATAATGCTTTCAAAGACACTCTAACTCATATTCTTCTCAGTATTGACAATAATATTTATACTAATTGAGTTAAGATTCAATcaactattttatttatattatttaaagaatttttatatttatattattagtacattaaatataaatttataaatatagatattttaatttaaggatttttattttaaataagaaATTGCACATTCATCAACTTCTCAACAACTCTATAACTAACCGGAAAAGCTCCAAATATTAAGAACCCAGTGACCACTATTTATTTCTCTAGCTGTTTTGCTTCTTATaatcttattatattattatattatttttactttcattaaaatatagcataagtccttgtatttttataaatttagaatttagttattttacttttattttcaagaatttagtctctCTATTTTTCTAATTTCAAGAATTCAGGTCAAATTGTTAATACTTATTAATTTTTTGCTAAATTTATTGATGtggtatttttaaataaaaaacactCAATTGGTAGCAATATAACtaaaaataatgttttaataaacttaaatttaacCAAAAATTTTAACATTGTTAACTGTtagacctaaattttaaaatgtgaaaaataaggaaattaaatttctaaaaataaaaagataaagactaaaatttaaatttattaagaaTATAAggacttataacatattttaacctattattttagttaattagtttggaAAGGAAAGCAAACCAAGAAATCATTGATTGAAGCAAACGTATGTATTGCACATATACAAAATATATTGTCGGTATCCAATTCTTAAGGAAAAattgaagaaacaaaaacaaGTCCGATTTCGTGTAAGTTAAAATTATTACTAATTCCCTATATTTCTGAAATTTaaacaaatattaatttattatatattatgtgatatgaagcttttttaattgaatttgtgtttaattaaCTCGTAacatcaataaaaataaatctaaaagaTATTTAAGAGTTAAGTAGTCATCttacccccaaaaaaaaactgTAAAATTACCTTGCAAgtcctttaaaaaattataaattaatataataataaatttatctttTGCCCCCTAGAATTTAATTGTGCTGAAAAGGTTGAGACGGTTGTCTCTTGAGGTGCCAAAGTTTAAAtctagaatgaaattttattttattttttaaaaaggttAAATTACCTAAATAATCTTACTAATATGAATTTAGTTTGGttgttttttttaattgaattagtGTCTTGAGATCCCAATTAAGTTAGTATAATGAGTTAACTAGGTAATAATTAAGTTGAGAAATGACTTAAAAAATCATTCTTTTTTATAAAGTAAGTTATATTTGTTAATGACAGTTTTACCTACCAGCTACGACGCCAGTTGTAACTTGAGACATAGCTGTTAATATgataaaatttggcttatttgTTGCTATTTTTGACAAACACATCTTGGTTATTTACTTGCATATCTTTGGTGATTTTAGCAACAATTCATGAGATTATAATTGAAGAGATTGGATCAAGTTGTATTAGTTTACAAGTGCCCTAGTATGATTTACTTaccttataaattaatatatgcaATCACACGAAGATGTGGGTTGTCTTTGTGAATACTTATCTCAATCTTTTGTATCCTTTTATTAAGGTAATTGATTTGGTGAGATCTTGGCATATCGAAATGGATTGAAGATCACTTAATGAAGTTGGACTCATGCTCTTCATTTGGACTTGTTTAACCTTAAAAGTGGTTGTTAGTGCCAATTATAATTGCCAACTACAAAGCCAAATGTTGCTTAAGCGAAAATTAGCAAAACGAGATAATTTGTCTATTTTGTTGGCATATTTTGATTTGATTATTGTGACTATTTTTGTGCATTTTCTTAAGTGATATTGTGCAATATATTTCATGGTTACTTGAGGAAGGTCTTTAGTAAAGCAAGGACAACTTGAAGAAGCTTAGTGCAATTGTTTTTCCGAAAAATAAATAGACATGTGATTgagaaaaatttggagaaaatatctcaaaattatCTTTTTCCTTAAAGATGTCAGATATGGATAGAATCCTAATGATTCAATCAAATTATACTAGTTGAATTTACTTGGGCTAGGGATAGTAAAACTCAAACCACTTGATGGATTCAGAACCAATTCGTTCCAAACGGAGAGACTTTTTTCTCTTTTCAAAAGTAGATGTGGGGCAGGTAAGATGTAATTTTTTAGATAGTGGGTATGAGGTGGTTATGGTAATTGTTTACCTCGCTCTACCATATTCTGCCATATTAAATTAACATTTTATCcttatatataattattgaaaAGGTAAAATCGTAATATGTTTATAGAAAATCtatatgttttatgttttaatattttttgaagaattatatttaaatattaacttGCATTTAAAAAGATTGAAACTTTAAAGATAACTTGCAAAAATTAAACTGAAGTGGAGTGGGGTGAAGTGAAGTGGGGTGGGGAAGGGCAAAGTGGGGATAAATGTATCCAACATCCATAGATGTGGTGGTGATTTTT harbors:
- the LOC108485767 gene encoding transcription factor bHLH91-like, which translates into the protein MKVYEESGCFDPHSIPDCQELMGLPGTTPTNCHNSLEDTLNVSSYNHHHHEDASAALDMEPHQHYLLDNTTNSHSHLIPYLTQDLPYDQSHWESFNVLPSSSSPEAAAAAASAAAAAAAAGAYTPTPDLLSLFHLPRCSFLPNPSISFETTPGSPSVVYDPLFHLNLPPQPPVFRELLQSLPHGYTVPADDKDAAGVGGLYHDGDNGIIQFTRDISMAGRAKDRDKAGKTTKHFATERERRVHLNDKYQALRTMVPSPTKNDRASIVGDAIDYIKELLGTVRELQILVDKKRCGQERSKRLKTEDAASAADAGDVEIKSLGDTEQCYNTSLRSSWLQRKSKDSEVDVRIVDDEVTIKLVQRKKINCLLFVSRLLDELQLDLLHVAGGNIGDYYSFLFNTKIYEGSSVYACAIANKLIDVVDKQYAAAPPTSSTSL